Genomic DNA from Deltaproteobacteria bacterium:
ATCGGGGCAGGATCAACAAGATCCTCCCCTTCGAACTGGAACCTCTCGTTCCCTTCCCCCTTTCCGAGCTGGAGATCTGTTACCGGGTCCTGGAGCAGGATCGCGACCGAAGCAACCTCCTGGTCTACAGCCTCCCGAAGAAGGTGCTGGATCAACGTTCGTCACTCTTTGCCGATGCCGGAATTCCCCTTCAAATGATCGGGGTTTCTTCCCTGGCGGCGGCAAATGCACTCTTTACCCTCAAACAGATCGAAAAAAGCAAGACCATCCTCCACCTTCATGTCCTTCCCGATTTCAGCATCCTCTCCATCTACCGGATGGGCGTGTTGCAACACTTCGTAAATCTCACTTGGGGAGGGCAGGATCTCACAAACAAGCTGACGTCCATTACCGGACTGAATGTGGAGACACTTCCGGAACGTTTTTCCTCCCTCACCCCGACGGAAAAAGATGAAATCACCCGTGCCCTCTCGGGGGGGGAAACCGAAATCGCCTCACAGATACGGAAAGAGTGTAACCTTTACCTGATGCAGCCACAAACGAGCATGCCCGAGACCCTTTATGTGACGGGATACACTACCGGACTTCCGCTCCTCATTCCGCTCCTTGAGAAAGCCGTTGAGGTGCGGGCCAAAACCCCCGATCCTTTGCCTGCATTGAAACATTCCCTTGCGGAAGGAACCCCGGGGACGGGTCTGCCGGCCCCTCTCGGTCTGGCTTTCATGTGGATGGGGAAGGATGCTCTGGGGAGCGTATTCCGCAGACAGAAAACCTCCTTTTTCTCAAGCATCATAAACTCCAAACAGGAACTGCGCCATGCGCTGATCATTGTGGCCATCCTGATCGTGGGATTTTTCACGGACTTTTTTGTGGGGATCCAGGCAAAAGAATATCACTATCACCGGCTTCAACAGGAAATGCGCCTACTCTTCCATGAGACATTCCCCGATGTAAAAAATATTGTGAATGAACTGGAACAGATGAAACTGAAGATGAAGGACCTGGAAAAACAGAATGAGATCTTCAAAACTGTTTTCGGAGAGAAACCTTCCGCCCTGGAGGTTCTGAATGAGCTGAGTGTCCGGATCCCCAAAGACATTGAACTTGCCATCACGGATTTCACCATTGACGACAAATCGATCCGCTTCACGGGATGGACCGATACCTTCGAATCGGTGAACAAGATCGAAAAGGAACTCAGAAAGTCAACAATCTTTGTGAATGCCAAGGTCAGCAACGCCAAGGTCGGCAGAAACAAGAGCCGGATCAACTTCCAGATATTAATTCCATTCAAGAAATAACGGGATTCTCCTGAAAGGGACGAAATGGCATTGCACCTGTTATCACGGCGGGAATTCGATGAAGGTAATTTCCATCATCAACCAGAAAGGAGGGATTGGAAAGACCACAACGGCCATCAATCTCTCGGCTTGTCTTGCGGAATTGGAGCAACGGGTACTCCTGATCGATATGGACGCCCAGGCCAACGCCACAATCGGGCTGGATATCGATCCGGCCCGGTGCCGGAAGACCGTATACGATCTTCTGATCAACGAAGAAACGCCCTTCGAGGATGTCCGCTGCAAGACGATCCTGGATCGACTCGATCTCCTTCCGGGGCACATGGACTTGGCCGGTTGCGACGTTCAACTCGCACAAAGCACCAATCGTCCTTATCGGCTCGGCCATGCCCTGCAACGGGTGGACGGGGAATATGACTATACCATTATCGACTGCCCTCCCTCCCTCGGGGTGCTCAGTTTGAATGCCCTTCTGGCGTCGAGCGACATCATTATCCCGACCGAGGCAAAGTATTATGCAACCAAAGGATTCGACATGTTGAACAACATGCTGACCACCATCTCCATGCAATTAGGACACCGCATCCACCTCATGGGGATTCTGATTACCATGTTTGACAAAAGAACGACCCTGAACCGCATTTTTTATGAACAGATTCATGAATATTTCGGGGACAAGGTTTTCAAGACACGAATCCCGAGAAACATCACCCTGAGCGAAGCGGAAGTGTACCGAAAACCAATCATCCGATATGCCGCCAATTCGACAGGAGCGAAGCACTATCGCCGTTTGGCCATTGAAGTCCTTTTCCATGAATAACGGCAACCGGGCCGTCCGGTAAAACATTCAGAAAGTGATCTATCCATGCCAGACAAAGAAGACGAGCTTCGGAAAAAGACGAAAGAAAATCTTGACCCGAAAGGATGGGAGGCCCTTCTGGAGGGCGTTCCTCCAATCAACACACAAGCCTCTACACCCGACCCGGCCCCGTCCTCTTCGGAGCGGAAAGAGCATGTTCTCCGGGTCACGGATGAAACCGGTTTGACATCGGAGCAGACCCTCGCTGCGGAACCCGTTATCCCACCGGAAAAGACATCGGGCAAAGGTGGCGCCGGCGATCATGGGAAGGACCTATCCCGCGGGGAGAGTTCCTCAATGGAAGCGGAGGAAACGAAGGAGCATCTACAGCTCCCCCCCCCGGACCCGGAAATCAACAAGAAGAATCGATTCTCCCTTCTTGCGGACCGGATCCGCAAATTTCCTCAGATCCGGAAGGCCCTGCAGTATTATCAGCACATCAGCCTTCGGGAACAGCGAATGGTGCTGGCCTCGATCCTTTTTCTCATTCTCATCTTTGTCTATTCCTTGATCCTGGGGCCTCTTATGGATCGCAATGCCCTGCTCAATCGGAAAATTAAAAAAAAGAGGGAAGAGATCACGGAGATGGTTCGTCTGCGATCCTCGGTCGTGCAGGATCGGGGCGGAATGGACCGGATCCGGAAGATCATCGAACAGCGGGGCAAGGATTTTTCCGTTTTTGCCTACCTGGAACAGTTGGCCACAAAAGCGGAGATGAAAGACAAGATCATCTACATCAAACCACAGCGGGAAACCCCGGTCGGTCGCTTCAAGGAATCCCTGGTCCAGATCAAACTCGAAAAGATCGGAATGGAAGCGTTGACGCGATATCTTTATCAGATCGAAACCTCGGAAGACCTTCTCTACATCAAAAACCTTCGGATGAAACAGGGCAAAGAAAGGGGGCAAACCGGACTGAACGTCACGCTCTCCGTGGGAACCCTGATTCTGGGAAGCTGAAAGTCTTTTTTCTTCATCCAGTTCCTGGATGGAGAAAAAAAGCGGCAGGGAATTTTTCCCTGCCGCTTTTTTTATGACAGTTTTACGACCTCCTTCCTACCAGCGCACCTTGCTTCCCTTCCTGCGAAGCAGAGCCAACACAAAGACCGGAAGGAGAAGCAGAACCACCGCAGGCAGGCCCTCCATCGGGGTGACCGGTGAAGAGGAAAGGGCACACCCCCCCCCNNNNNNNNNCACCGCCACTGCTGCTGGAGGAACTGGAACCGGACGATGAACTGGAACCGGA
This window encodes:
- a CDS encoding pilus assembly protein PilM; protein product: MSRIITAIEIFRDALYGVEIGVQRKQVEILRLIEEPLRKDALTSEGLSLFFTEHQLHKEEVITSVSGDMLITRRVSVPFRDRGRINKILPFELEPLVPFPLSELEICYRVLEQDRDRSNLLVYSLPKKVLDQRSSLFADAGIPLQMIGVSSLAAANALFTLKQIEKSKTILHLHVLPDFSILSIYRMGVLQHFVNLTWGGQDLTNKLTSITGLNVETLPERFSSLTPTEKDEITRALSGGETEIASQIRKECNLYLMQPQTSMPETLYVTGYTTGLPLLIPLLEKAVEVRAKTPDPLPALKHSLAEGTPGTGLPAPLGLAFMWMGKDALGSVFRRQKTSFFSSIINSKQELRHALIIVAILIVGFFTDFFVGIQAKEYHYHRLQQEMRLLFHETFPDVKNIVNELEQMKLKMKDLEKQNEIFKTVFGEKPSALEVLNELSVRIPKDIELAITDFTIDDKSIRFTGWTDTFESVNKIEKELRKSTIFVNAKVSNAKVGRNKSRINFQILIPFKK
- a CDS encoding ParA family protein; the protein is MKVISIINQKGGIGKTTTAINLSACLAELEQRVLLIDMDAQANATIGLDIDPARCRKTVYDLLINEETPFEDVRCKTILDRLDLLPGHMDLAGCDVQLAQSTNRPYRLGHALQRVDGEYDYTIIDCPPSLGVLSLNALLASSDIIIPTEAKYYATKGFDMLNNMLTTISMQLGHRIHLMGILITMFDKRTTLNRIFYEQIHEYFGDKVFKTRIPRNITLSEAEVYRKPIIRYAANSTGAKHYRRLAIEVLFHE
- a CDS encoding type II secretion system protein M; the protein is MPDKEDELRKKTKENLDPKGWEALLEGVPPINTQASTPDPAPSSSERKEHVLRVTDETGLTSEQTLAAEPVIPPEKTSGKGGAGDHGKDLSRGESSSMEAEETKEHLQLPPPDPEINKKNRFSLLADRIRKFPQIRKALQYYQHISLREQRMVLASILFLILIFVYSLILGPLMDRNALLNRKIKKKREEITEMVRLRSSVVQDRGGMDRIRKIIEQRGKDFSVFAYLEQLATKAEMKDKIIYIKPQRETPVGRFKESLVQIKLEKIGMEALTRYLYQIETSEDLLYIKNLRMKQGKERGQTGLNVTLSVGTLILGS